ctattttttttaattaacactAAGTATTTAACTTATGCAGCTTAATTCTAAGATGATCAATCtaatcctataaaaattttctattgatTATCAGGATAAATCAAAAGTACTCATAGTGAACATGTTCATCAATTTAATGATTTTAGGTCAATCgtctatttaaaaaatattatatattaatttgtcaaaactaACCCTCATTCTTTATATGTCTGGAAATttgagaatatgctcctaggctTATCTATGTGCTTCCATTCGCATAGTTAAGTTATGCATCAAATTTTTTATCGAtgcatattttttatccaaaaaataaagtttgatcttgtctgaaatcgAAAAAGAGAATGTATTAGGTAAGTAGCTCCACTGTTATTTGAAAAAAGACTCTGAATTGAAAGAAAACAACACCGAGCACTATTGCATGTCAAAAAAGAACAAGTGGGAAATAAAACGTCAACAACCGTGCCAGGGAGGGATCCCTAGTATAAacactctgacgctcaagtcaatgatTGATTCAGAGAGAAAAGAATACAAGGAACAAAACAATGAATAGTGGCTATGAGTGAGTATGGTTGTGTAGTGTTGCGTTGTGTAATATAACATATTTGCATTTGTAGATAGAGACCCCTTATATAGTAGTGTTGATGCACCTTTGTGAACGAATATCAATATGTTTCTAAAAAATGACAGACCCTTCTTAGACTATgacaacttttcaaaaataggtcCATCGTTTTTGTGTTTTGTAGGGTAGAAATTTCCTCGCACAAATGACACAAAACGTCAAAAAGGAATATTAAACCATTGAGTTAATGAGTCATTTATATGCTTAGAGGATAGGCTGACCGAGTCCCCTTTGTCGTCCGATCAGACATCTTTTTCGCGGATGGGGTCAGTCGGCTAAGGGATGATGATCTTCTCGAAGAGTCGACCTCCACTCAGCCTCCTCACTCGGCTCAAGAGTCCAGTCAAACCATATATCCAACATATCCGATCGGACCATAGGTCTGATCGGCTAGATCACTTGGCTTAAACATGTGATCTAGCCGTGAGTGACCAAGCATGCTTGCTTTGGATGACCCTTATATAGATTGGGACTTCCTCAATCGGCTGGACCACCCGACCCCATATATATGTGCTAATTTCATAGTAGTATTGACTTTATGAAGGCAGGGAGACGAATAAGAGGACGCAGCCGCGGCGGCCGGCGGAAGTACCTATGAGGATTTGAAGGGTTCCTCTGTCGCTTGTTGTCTGCTAGTTGAGAACTCCTATACTGATTAGTAAGTAGTTCTGAGTTCTAATTTGTTATTCATGTGCCTCGCGAGCAAAGTTGCAATCTCATTTATTCGTTTAATTTGCTAGCGTCGAGAAAAGATTGGAGATTGGCCATGGCCTCGGCGCTACCTTTCTCctccaccactttcctcctcaaCTCTTCCACTCCCTTTTGCACCTTCTCCCCTTCCTTCCCTCCCATCACCCGCCGGATTCCCTCCGCTACGTCCCCGCATCCGCACCCTTCCTCCAGTCGGATTCCGGCGCCCCAGACCCCCGCAATTTGTGCGGCGTTCACGAAATGGTCGCCGGCGATGGGGTAGCACAGCATCCGCTTCCCGTGGAGCGCCGCCTCCACCGCCGACAGCCACCCGCAGTGCGTCAGGAAGCATCCCACCGCCGGGCTCGCCAGCACCGCCTCCTGCGGGGCCCAGTCCACCACCAGCCTGCCGCCTCGTCCGGCGAAGCCCGCAGGAAGCCCAGCCCGCCACCGTGCGTCGTCCCGCAGCGCCCACAGGAACGGAGCGCCGGCTGCCTCCAGCCCCAATGCGAACTCAGAGATGGTCGCCGGCGAGAGCGGCGCCACCCAGCTGCCGAAGGAGACGTACACGACGGAGCCGGGCGGTTGGTTCTTGAGCCAGGCAAGGCAGCTCTCGTCTTCCTCCCACAGGTTGGGCCTGGGTACCCTCTCGTGGGCCATTAGTGGGCCAATGGGCAGAGCCCGAGGGGATCTGTGCTCCGGCGAGAGGAGGTGTCCGCCACCGCCGGCTTCGCCGGGGAAGGTGTTGACTAAGACGAATTGGAGAGACTTGGCTCGATCAACTACTTGAAGCCAGAATTTGAATCGTAGATTCTGAACGGCGGAGTCGCCCGCCAGCCATGGCAGATCTTCTAGGCTCAGCTTTGCTTCGACTGCCAATATTTCTAACTCCTCTGTTTCCAACTCTCGTTTGCTCTGCGATTGATGCCGCAGAAAACTACCTTTCGagggaaaatttgaaaatattttgagactctgtaatttttgatgattgaaatttaaaattttatttaatctgGTGTTGATTTTAGTTTTTACCGTCTTGCTCGGAGATGAAACCTCTTCGAATTAGCTCGGGGATGGCGGCAATGGCTCGGTAAGAGGCGAGCATCGCTGGCCAGAACCCGGCGACCACCGGCACGCCGCACCGCTTCGCCACCGGAATCGCCCACGAGGCCGCCAGGTCCACCACCACGCACGCCACCGCGCCATCGCCGTCCGCCAGCAACAGGCGCTCGAGGTGAGGAGGCATGTGGCACTCCATAGCCCGGACGATGGCGGTGGAGTCCTCCGCCGTGTGGTCCGCCTCTGGCAGCCCGCTCGGAAGGCACGCGTGGCGAACATCGCCGGCGTCTGCGCTGCCGGCGAGGCGGCGGTGGATGAAGTCGGGCGTGGCCATGGTGACGTCGAAGCCGCTCGCATTGAGAAGGCGGCCGAGGCGCAGCATAGCAGTGACATGGCCCTGAGCCGGGAAGGGAACGAGAATGAATCGCGACCTCGCCATGGCAACAAATTAAAGTTCCTCCCTTCCATTTATAGTAGACATTGTCGACGATTTCACCCAAATTATTATTccaatttttcaattaatttcctattttcactAGTGGATAAAAGATATCAAATATAGATTAACACacgattttacttttttttttttttttcatttttcttttaaaaagggGACATTATTCAAATAATATTCTTTACGTTTCTTCCCTCCTACTGAGTGTTCATTTAATGTGCTATTTAATACCACAAAGCTGCCACGTTTGGATTCTGAAACCAAAAACAAATAGTCATTAATGCTATAAGAAATATTCCTGCTATTTAATGCCACAAAGCTGCCATCCCGTTTATTTAATATTGTTTTCTTTCTCATTCAtcactaattttatttttaaatttacaaattatTAACTTATCTTTTCAACCAAACAAGTAAACGACTAACTCTAAACAAGCATATGAAaattaagataaaataaaataaaaacatatcaTCTTTTTGGCCTTCCACCATTCCTCTCGAGAAAACCTTCTAACATTACTTTCTTTTTATATTCAGCTGAGTCTATATCAATTTTCTCTGGTACAATTTTTTCTTCATCATTTGGTTGTGAGGCTTTCACTACTAGTGATATATATAAACATGAGCAAAGGCAAATTATGGCACTTCCGCGCCCTACAAATACCAAAATAGCCAAAGTGATGGTCAAGATGCCAACTCCGACCGATGATCCAAGCTTCATCGGTCCAAGCTTCCGCGACTGACTCAGAATCTTATATGGCCTTGGCTCATTGTCCTTGAGCCTAGTTGGAATTGGATACAAACTTTGAACAAATGAAGCTTGTGCTACGTTGCTATAATGTCTTCTTTTAGTTTGCAATTCGAGATTTTGTTGCCCAATGTTAAGATTCTCATCGAACTTTGAAGCTACCCTACTCGATGATGCCGCTTTATTCTTGTCATTGTTGTTATTATCCTCTATGCCTCGCTGCTGTGGAAACACGATAATAGAGTATATAACTTCATATTGAACATATAAAAtgagttaagaattatgttttcaCAGTAAAATAGTATTTaaacaattgaaaaatattaattcATTTTTAGTTGAAAATAAGGGTTAAGTATATCAATAATTAGTAAAAACACACAATCACTATTAGAGCATCCTCGTTTGTTTGACGTTAATATATATCATACACCCATTAAATTAACATCTCTTTTTTATTAACATATATATTTACATATATTTTAGTATTAATCTTCATTATTTNNNNNNNNNNNNNNNNNNNNNNNNNNNNNNNNNNNNNNNNNNNNNNNNNNNNNNNNNGTTGACAGGGTAAGATATAATTGTAGGATCAATAAGGTGAGATATAATTGTAGGATTGATTGCATGTGAGAGGCTGCACCAACAATAATTTCATGAAAAAAACCTTTTGAAATGGTTTAAACAATATGTTTTTACTGGAAATCAAAAACTTTTATCAGATGTAACGGTTTCAACGAACTGTCTTACGATACAAAAATCATTAACTGAAATAACTCATGCTTTCATGAAATAACATACCTAGTACTTCTATCTATCCATTCATCATCTGCCTCTGCCTCATCAGTTGAACTTCCACTCAAGAAAAAGTCATCCTGCCTCTGTCCATGAAAAACAAAACTTAATGTTTATACAAATTCTAACTCAATGATTGTGTGGAAAGAATGCTTGATTAGGGATTGTGAATGAACAGGGTCGTCTCAAGATTCCTTGAGGCTCTAAGcaaaaaagtttaaaaaacaaatttttttaatatatttttaattttctttaacatttttcatttagatttgggaccaaaaataataattttaaaaaaatatttttaaaattagttattaaaaagaattaaatattattttttaaaaaaataatttttgatataaaatttagttttctgatgggtattttgataataattttattttttattaataaaattattaaattatttaatctttttataaaaatgtcaaatagactttattaattttaatttaaaaaaaaaaaaatttgcaaatgcattttactttgtattttatgataaaaaaatctctaattcatattattatcgagaaataaaaagaaacgaGGAAGAAAATTATCAACGAAAGGGAGAAGGGCGTTCTGCGAGTATCGTGGGTGAggaaggaaataataaaatcagctaatgaaaagaaaaggcaCAGTAAATTTGATGGAGTGAACTATTggatttttaagaaatattgagGAGAAAAAAATTCATTAGGTCTTATAAGAATAGTATTACTAATTGTAAAATAAAATAGGAATTggagtaataataaaaaaataaagacatatgtcaatttaaaaatgaattatatttaaggcagaataaaatttcatataaaatTATGATAAGTAATTATTAAGGAAATAAAGATAAGTACAAGGTATAAATAGGAAGTGGAATAgataatgaattaattgataaGGTGCCATTAATAAATTAGTaagacatttataattaattaatattaatgatgctaatttaattttttttaatatctttaattaattaattaatggaccccaataaaattggggccctaggcatagatCTTAATGGCCTATACCTTAGCCGGACCTGTGAGTGAATAATCAAAATCATGGCGGTCTTGTAGATATCCGCATCAAAACTTCCTAGTTTAGAAAAGGATTAGGGACCTGTTTGGAAGATCGACTCCTTCCAAggtgaagaacaagaagaagaaaagggatcATGATACTGGTAGCGGTTGTAGCGGAGATGCTTGAGAAGTACACAACGTTGGTGGCACAGGTGCTGGAGCAGTTGGTCCAAAGCGCCCTAGCCGCTTCACGTGCTGTAGCAGGCGATGGGGCCTCTGCCTCGCCAGGCTTCCGACAAGCAATCATCCCTTGCTGGGCTCCTCCTTGCTTGTTACAGAGAGGGAAGAAGATCTTGCTGAGCTCCTCCTTGCTTGCTGCGGAGAGGGAAGAGCTGCGAAGAGGGAAGGAAATTAAAGGAGGCGGAGGTAAGGGGGAAAGGGAAGTTTAGGGTAAAATAAATTAATAGGTTGAGATGACATTTATAAAATTTGTCACGATAGGAGTTTAATATATaatgtttttttaaatgattGTTTTTAATAATTGTCATTAAAGAATATTTATAGTTGCATCTTAAATCAGATGTCAGTATGAAAATGTAACAATAGTCGTTATTTATAGTAGTGCACGCGTGAGGAGTTTGTTTCTAGGAGTGAGGCATTTGGCAGAAAAATAATTGTGGGGAGGATTTTTACATAAAAGGTTTAGGTAAAAATTAATTAGGAAGGTGAGATAGagtgagagtagtgatttttgaatacgaattagtttttttttaatatattcatatttaaaaaattattatttttaatatattgggttaaattaatatttgaaagtataaatataattaggagaactagacgaatacaTAGAAATTAGTTTCATGTTAACCCGAAGATACTTGGTCCATCAGTCAATTTTATCCAAAACTGGTCGATGGACTAAACGACATCGGATTGATATAAAACTAGTTCCTATATGTTCGGGTAGTTTCCTGATTATATCTGTGTCCTCAAACACcaatttaacccaatatattaagaacaataattttttaaacataattgTATTCAACAAAAATTCAttaatgttcaaaaaatcactgttctcaatatattgaTCAAATTGACGTTTGAGAGTATGAATATAATCGACAGAATTAGTCgaatacataggaactagtttcatatcaattcaAAGTCGTTTCCATCAACCAATTtttctcaaaatcaattttaatttaaaaaaaaaaagtaaatgagTTGACTGATTTGCTcacaattttaaatttttgatataaaGAGAAATCAATTCAATTAATAGTCGACTgatttttaaatagaaaattgATTCAACTGTTTTTTTTTAGACAACTGATTAGgggtaaaatgaaaaataattatatgatttgatcattttaaaactaCCATACACAATTTTGTAATTTTGATACTCTACCCATAGTTATGTAAAAAGTTGCGCCAAACTACTGAAACATAGGGGTGTTCATTATTCGGGTCAATCTATTAACCTGTCCGATCCAAATAATATTCAGATTATTTAATTCGATTAAATAAAATTTGAGTCGATTGAATGAACTGACTCGAAAcattaattgattaataattagatTTTGGATATAGCTTTCCATCCAaggttttttttcttatattaaatgaaaatattttattaaatttagagttTATATATTTGTAAATGTAAATTATTTGGAGTTTATTTATTTGAAGatcattgaaaatttaaaatgaaaaaaatagattaattgATACCTGAACcgaataatttgaattaattttgggtAAGATTTATAGTTAATTCGATTTAAttcttagttgaatttaaaaaattataaaatctaaATAACCCAAATGGAATAATCCAAATAATCCGAATTGATCCAAAAGAACACCCCTAAGTGAAACATAACTGGAGAAAAGTTTCACAGCAGGGGGAAAATATTGTACACATCTCCCCTCAAATCAAGAAAAGAAAAGCTTAAACTATCAACTTCGTTACAAGTCCATACTCATGAGATCACTTTGAAGAACAAAAAACAAGGCCAGAACAAAAAAAACTGAGGAAAAAAATTGCAATAAGCACAACACAACCTGATTCTGCAAAAGAAAATAGGGCTTGAAAATTTGGTAAACACCAGCTTCTGCCCTTCCAAGTTATTCCAGCTGTAATTTCCTCAGTTCTTACATTTGGTGCGTGCTACTGTATTTTCCTGCAGCATTTGATCCATGGCTATATTGTTCCGACTAAATCCTTCAAAGTGATTATACTCCTTTGAAATATATGACTAGTGTAAAATATATGAGAATGATTGTCCCCAGGCTAGACCTGCAAAAGGAGTGCCACATTGATAACTCTCTGTACTACttgcaaaattcaaattaaacagctaaaataaaaacaaaacaaaagattgCAAGTATGTTTTTGAACAATTAAGGGCCATGGAAGTGGTAGATAATCATCATAACTGGTTGCTAAGAAATCTACTATGTTTGGTATGAGAGGATGGAATGGAGTAAAGGGTGAATGAAAATGAAGATCCATGTAATGGTAAGTTTAAATGATCTAttttattcttttgtttggttCTATTCATTAAATGATATAATGGAATTATTTATACTATGTTTGGTATGTCGAATGGGCTAGGCATGAGTTGTCCGACTTGCAAGCAATGACAAACCGTAAGAGCAATGACAATTATATGCTTATAGTGGTTTCAAATTAACCAAGTATTCATAGAATAACACTCACATAGATGCAAAAAGGAGAAGTATTTTCTTCGGATTGATAGTCATGAAGTGGTTGAACTTCCTCATCCTTCCATCTCCCATATCTGCTGATAGATTAGAGATATTTGCCATAGGTGGGATTCCTGCAAAAGGTCTGCTGAGAACCAATTGTTGTTCGATTGCAACTTGACAACAAGGGACCCTTCCTACCAAATTTTGCATCATCAATTAACAAATCTGTAGAAGTCTTGAAGGGCATTATTTCCCTTTCAAGATCATTTTGTAATGTGTTCTAGAATTTCTGACAGGGATACACATTCCCTTACCTTTGCCAACGACTTTCTTGGTTGCTCCATCTATATCTTGCTCCTCTACATTCCGCCGATCTATTCTTGATGAACCTTTACGAGATAGAGTTTTCTGCGTAAGGAAAAAGGAAGTGTCAACTGCCTAATCAGCCAAGTCTGTTGTTAGTTAGAGAATTTCTTGTTCAGTAAACAAAAGCATTTGTTCAAAGTTACCATCACTTTTGGGCTTGGAGAGCAACTCTCAGAGGTTTGTGTCAGGTTCTCAATATCTAGAACCAAACTTCCCGCTTTATCAAGAGGTGGACCATGGCTCTGCAAGCAACGATGGGTTATTAAAGATAATGACATTTACTTTAAAAGTATGGATTGATATAATTCGACAGAGTTATC
This window of the Zingiber officinale cultivar Zhangliang chromosome 3B, Zo_v1.1, whole genome shotgun sequence genome carries:
- the LOC121967635 gene encoding uncharacterized protein LOC121967635 isoform X2, whose amino-acid sequence is MEEVLMESHGPPLDKAGSLVLDIENLTQTSESCSPSPKVMKTLSRKGSSRIDRRNVEEQDIDGATKKVVGKGIPPMANISNLSADMGDGRMRKFNHFMTINPKKILLLFASMSSLGTIILIYFTLVIYFKGV
- the LOC122055212 gene encoding UDP-glycosyltransferase 82A1-like; the protein is MARSRFILVPFPAQGHVTAMLRLGRLLNASGFDVTMATPDFIHRRLAGSADAGDVRHACLPSGLPEADHTAEDSTAIVRAMECHMPPHLERLLLADGDGAVACVVVDLAASWAIPVAKRCGVPVVAGFWPAMLASYRAIAAIPELIRRGFISEQDGSFLRHQSQSKRELETEELEILAVEAKLSLEDLPWLAGDSAVQNLRFKFWLQVVDRAKSLQFVLVNTFPGEAGGGGHLLSPEHRSPRALPIGPLMAHERVPRPNLWEEDESCLAWLKNQPPGSVVYVSFGSWVAPLSPATISEFALGLEAAGAPFLWALRDDARWRAGLPAGFAGRGGRLVVDWAPQEAVLASPAVGCFLTHCGWLSAVEAALHGKRMLCYPIAGDHFVNAAQIAGVWGAGIRLEEGCGCGDVAEGIRRVMGGKEGEKVQKGVEELRRKVVEEKGSAEAMANLQSFLDASKLNE
- the LOC121967635 gene encoding uncharacterized protein LOC121967635 isoform X1, with the protein product MEEVLMESHGPPLDKAGSLVLDIENLTQTSESCSPSPKVMKTLSRKGSSRIDRRNVEEQDIDGATKKVVGKGRVPCCQVAIEQQLVLSRPFAGIPPMANISNLSADMGDGRMRKFNHFMTINPKKILLLFASMSSLGTIILIYFTLVIYFKGV